A window of Chryseobacterium aquaeductus genomic DNA:
GTATACGCATCAGATTGGGATGTTTCTTATCTTGTTGGTGGGGATGACAATACCAACAACTGCTCTCTTCCGGGAGGATTTATACCCGATACAAAATTATGCTCAAAAAACATTGGATCTGCCGGACAAGTTGCAGGAACAGTAAACAATGCAGCTTTGGTAAGCGCTTTAGGATTTAACAGTTTAAATATCGATTACGATCTGGGAGCCTGGCAGAAAATCATCAGTTATGATCCTGCTTATTGGGAAGTTTTGGTAAAAGATGCAACTACCAATGATGCATTGATGCTTAGAACCAATCAATTTACAAGCACCAATGTACCGACTACACCAATTGGCAACGCGCCCAATTTATTGTACACAACAGTTTGTGTTACACTTCCCAACAATATTCAAATTACCATCAGTGTTCCTCAAATCGTGGTTCCTTACCTTGTAGCTTTAGGTGCAACCGTGGGACCGTGTTCAGGAGCTTCAGGCAGTGGTTACATTTATTATACAACTTTCCACAATCATGCTACAGGAAATATAGGAAACGCTGCAGTAATTTTACAATACGTAATTCTAAACCTGTAATATTCGGCTTAAAAATTGATGATATGAAAGTGGCTTTTTTTAAGTCACTTTCTTTTTTAAACTAAAATCAACTATGGATCATTCTCTTATCTCAATCTTATGCATTATTTTGTTAATTTTGGGTATTCTCGGTACTTTTTTGCCTGTATTACCAGGACTTGTTCTTAGCCTTGCTGGATTACTCATTTACAAATACGGAACAGACGCAGACCTTTCGATGATTTACATCTGGGCTTTTGTCATCTTATCGATTGCCTCTGTTATTTTAAATTATGTAATCCCCGCCAAGACAAATCGGAAATACGGCGGAACACGCTGGGGAAGTATTGGCTCGATAATCGGAACAATTATTGGATTATTCATTCCTGTCCCACTTGGTTTTTTAGTAGGAATGTTTGCCGGAGTTTTTATCGGAGAATTGCTACACGACAGTAAAGATATGAACAAAGCCTTACGCTCAACCAAAGGCGCATTTATAGGATTTATTTATGGTACAGGTTTCAGTTTGGTAGTAGGAATTGCCATGTTGATGGTAGTAGTTTTAGACATGATCAATTTTATTTAAAGAAATATGTTTTACAAAATAATAATTTCCAGTTTTGTTTTATTGTTTTTAGCGAACTGTAAAGCTCAAAAAGACACAAAAAATTCTGAAAATGTGACAGCTAAAAATTCAATAAACAAGAATATAGAAGGTAAAATTATTTATTTCGCCGAGGGAGAAAATAAATTCCTGAAAGAATACGAAATGAATGTTACTTTCAAAAACATTTCAGAAGACAGTCGTTGTCCTGAAGGTGTTACCTGCGTCTGGCAAGGTGCTGCTGTTGCCAATATAGAATTTATGGGAACTTACACGAGACCCATGACAATTCCTTTGGCGACAACAGAAAATGCAGGAAGAAACTATCATAAATCAACCGTATTTAATGGTTACACTATTTCTTTAGTCGAAGTAAATCCTGCACCAAGTGCTGGCGAGGGAGCCAAACCTCTTGCCGGAAAATACAGAATCGGAATTGTAATCTCAAAAGGTGGTGAAGATTCTACCAATCGATAGTTTTTTTCCCTTTTGAAGCCAAATATTCGTTGATTTTTGAGAAAGGTTTGCTTCCAAAAAAACCTTTATAAACAGAAAACGGTGACGGATGCGCCGATTTTAAGATAAAATGTTTAGCCGGATTGATCAATTCGGCTTTTTTCTGTGCAAAAGCTCCCCACAAAACAAAAACTACATTTTCTTTTTTATCTGAAATTTCTTTGATGATATAATTGGTAAACGTTTCCCAACCGAGATCTTTATGAGAATTTGGTGAGTGTGCACGAACCGTTAAGGTTGCATTCAGCATTAAAACACCTTGTTTTCCCCAATCATCGAGTTCTTTTGAAGTTCTTTCAACTCCCAAATCGTCTTTTAGTTCGATAAAAATATTTTTAAGAGACGGCGGCGCAGTTACTTGTTCGGAAACTGAAAAACACAAACCATTTGCCTGAAAATCATTATGATAAGGATCTTGCCCAATAATTACAACTTCAATATCATCAAAAGGCGTAATTTCCAGTGCTCTAAAAATCTGTTTTTTTGGCGGAAAAACTTTTGTCGTTGCATATTCCTGTTTTACTTTTTCCCAAAGATTGGTAAAGTAAGGTGTGTTTTTTATTGGGGCTAGAATGTCGGTCCAGGTCATAAATTCAATTTGAAAATTTGAGAATGAGTTAATTTTATAATTTAGAATTACAATTTAAATACCATTATATTTTTTACTAAAAACCAAACTCTCCGGAAAACCTTCATCAATCTTCCCCTCTTGCAAAACAAAATCATGTTTCAGAAGAAGTGCTTTCGAGTTTTCATTAAACTTATTGGTAAAAGCTAAAATATCCTGCAAATTTAATTCAATAAAACCGTAATTTAAAACAGCAGTCAAAGCTTCAGACATGATTCCTTTTCTGTGATATTCCGGTAGCAATTCATAGCCGACTTCAGCTTCTGTTCGATCATCTGAAAACTTCCAAAGACAGATAGTTCCGATAAGGTTTTGTTGATTTTTATAGGAGATTCCCCAGTTTAAAGATTCATTATTCTGATTTCTTTTTTTGATGGTCAAAATAAAATCCAGCGCATCATAATTTGTTTTTGGAGGAATTCTTTTGACAAACTGATTGACAACTTCATTGCTTCGAATCTTTAAAATATCTTCGATATGACTTTCGTCAATAGGTTTTAAAATTAAACGGTCGGTTTCCAGTTTCATATTTCAAATGTAGTAAAAGCTTCTTGAAGTAAATTTAATATTTAAAAATGAATCATTAAGGAGATTTAAGAAGTTTAGATTTATTAAGGAGATCATACATATTTTTTAGGCAGACTGCTAAAAGCGAAGCAAACTTAATATTCTTAACTCCTTAATAGAATCTTAATGGTTCAAAAAATTCAAATTCATTTTCAAATTTCCAAATTATCTCATTTTCAAATTAATTATCTTTGCACTGTGTATATAAATAAAGCAGATTTAAACGAATTAGAATTTCCGGCATTGCTTTCGGAAATCGCACCTTTTGCCTATTCTCCGAAAACGAGAGAAAAAATCCTTGAACTTCGTCCGATGAAAATTGATGAAGCCGAATTGTCATTAAAAAAAACTTCAGAATATCTGTCGAGTTTTGAAAGTTCGAATGCAATTCCATTTGATGAATACGAAGATATTGAAAGCGAACTGAAACTGATGCTAATCGATAATTATCGTCTTGAAAACTCAGCTTTCATCAAAATAAAAACACTTACTGAACAAATAGGAAAACTCCAAAAGTTTTTCCCGACAATGCCCGATACTTTTCCAAAACTGATGCAGGATGCGTCTGCTTTGGAATATAAAAAGGAAATTATTGATAAAATTGACAAAGTTTTCAACCGATTTGGTGAGGTAAAAAGTGAGGCATCGCCAATTCTGAAAACTCTGAGAGCTGAGATTCAGGTAGCAAAAAAAGCTATTCAGGAGAATTTCAATCGTGTATTATTCAATTACAGTCAGAGTGATTTTTTGGATGACATTCGTGAGAGTATTATTGAAGATCAAAGAGTTTTAGCAGTGAAATCTGCGTATAAAAAAAGAGTTCCGGGAAGAGTTTTAGGACTTTCAAAAACAGGTTCAATTACTTTTATTCAGCCGGACAGCGTTGTTAAACATTATTTTAAACTTAGAGAAGATCAGGAAGAGGAAAAGAAAGAAATTGATAAAATTCTGAGACAACTTACGGCAGAACTCGCAGTTTTTCAACCACAACTCTGGAGATATCAGGTTTATATTTTTGATTTAGATTTAACAAGAGCTAAGGCTAAATTCAGTGAACTGATCAATGGTGTTTTACCAAAAATCAACCGTCACAAAACTTTAAAACTAAAAGATGCCTTTCACCCGTTATTATGGTTGAGAAATAAGGCTGAAAATAAAACGATTTTCCCACAAACATTGAGTTTGACAGAACACAACAGAATCATCTGTATTTCCGGACCCAATGCAGGCGGAAAATCGATTACTTTAAAAACTGTAGGATTACTTCAATTGATGATCCAGAGTGGAATTTTGGTTCCTGTACATCCAAAATCTGAAATGTTTTTCTTTGAAAAAATAATGACGGATATTGGTGACAATCAATCCATCGAAAATCATCTATCTACCTATTCTTCGAGATTAAAGAAAATGGGAGGAATCATCCGTGAATCTAATCCTGATACGCTTTTATTAATTGACGAGTTTGGAACCGGTTCTGACCCAGAATTGGGCGGTGCTTTGGCAGAAAGTTTCCTTGAGTTTTTCTATGATAAAAAAAGTTTTGCCATTATTACGACGCACTACACCAACATCAAAATCGTAATTGAAGAGCTTCCGAATGCACAAAATGCAGCAATGCTTTTCGATGAAGAAACACTGGAACCGATGTATAAACTAGAGGTCGGACAAGCCGGAAGCTCATTCACCTTTGAAGTAGCGGAAAAGAATAAGATACCGAGATTTATCATTCATTCTGCGAAGAAAAAAGTGGAACATGACATCGTCAATTTAGATAAAACTATTGTAAAACTTCAGCAGGAAAAATTTGAAGTCGAAAAATTAAAAACCGATCTAGCTGAAAGGAAAGGTTCTGTGGAGGACAAAAGAGATAATCTTCAGAAACTCAACGAGCAGCTTCAGCAAAAGCTTTTCAATTTCCAAAAGCTATATGAAGATGAGCACCGAAAATTGCAATTTGGAAATAAGATTGAATCATTCATCGACAGTTATATCAAAGGAAAATCGCGAAAAGATGTCGTGAAAGATTTTGTAAAAATTCTTGAGCAGGAAAAATTCAGAAAAATCGGAGCTGATAAAGACGAAACCAAACGTTTGCAGGTCGTAAAAAGAAAAATCACACAACAACTCAAAAAGGAAGACATCATCGAAAAAATAAGCGAAACCAACGATAAGATAGAGGAAAAACGCAAAACCGACCGCGCAGTCTGGATGAAAATCGGACAGCGTGTACGTATTACCGGAAGTACAAGTGTTGGAACGATAGAAACAATCTCCAAAAATAAAGTGACCGTAAATTATGGGAGTTTCAAAACCGTGATTAGCGCAGAAGAATTAGAAAGAATTTGATGAACATTGTAGCTCATTAATAGAATAAAAAAGAGAGTGTTTATCAGCACTCTCTTTTCTTTTTATTTCTTAATGAATTTAATTTTATCAAGTTTTCCTTTATCATTGATCTGAATAAAATAAACGCCTTTCAAAAGTTGACTCACATTTACTTTACGATCTGAAATTTTGCCTGAACTTACTTTTTGTCCGATTGCATTATAGATTTCAAAATCATTTTCTTCTGATAATCCTGAGATATTTAAAACATCTGAAACAGGATTTGGATAGATATTGATTTCATTCCTTTTAGCCGTCTCGTTCGTAGAAAGATTTGAGTTCTGAAGTAAGTAAACTCCATAATCCTCGACCTCTCCATATGTAAAAGTTCCGCAAACAGGGCTTGTAGACGCTTCACTGATAATCACTCGCATCGATACGGCACAGTTTGTTCCTGTTTGAAATGCGAATGGAGGAACAGCAAACATTGCTGCAGCAGTCGGTGAAGAGTTTGAAGTGGAAGATAGCACCAGCTCTGTAGCTGAGAAAATTCCGTCAGCATTAAAATCAATCCATGCTCTTACAGAAACATTTCCCGGAGTTCCAAACCAGGATTTGGAAACGGAAATCATATTATTAGCACTTCCCAAAAGCAAATAAACTTTTCGGTTAGGATCCGGACGATAGTCGGTATAATTTGAAGTTCCGGAATTGCTCACCATCTGTGAAAAAACTACGGGAGTAACTGTAACACTAGAAATATACGTTACATTGGAATCTACAGACGCAGAAGTACAATAATCAAGAGCAGTAGTGAATACCACTGAAGCCGAAAAACTTCCGGCACCATTGCACACTTTTGAAACTTGAACTTCGTAACTCGTACACGGCATCAATCCTGTTAATGTATAAGAACCCAAACTATTTGTCTGTAAAGATGTAGAAAGCCAAGAGAACAAACCTACAGGTCGATATCTTAAAATGTAATTGGGTGTATTTGGATCCAAAGTCCAGCTTACTGTTGCTGACGACAATGTAATATTTCCTACTTGCACATTAGTTGGCGCAAGCGTATCACAGAAAAACTCATCATTTTTGCCAGTATTGATAGTTGCGTAATAATTGTTAATTCCGGAAAGGATTAGAAATAAAAAAAGTAGTTTTTTTATCATATTCGAATATTTAAAATTATTAATTTAAAATTAGTACAAGACAATCAGATTATTGTGATTAAAATAAAAATATTCTATTATTAGTGAAAAACTCGCTCCTGTCTCAAAAAATACAGACTTTAAATTCATGGTTTTTAGTTATTGTTTGCCATTATTTTCTGCTAAAAAATCTTCGCCCAATCTTGTTGTTCACCACTTTTTCAAATTAATTTAAATTTAATTTTTTTATTAGCAAAAAAACCATATATTTGCACCCACAAAAAACAAGGTAAAACTTGTATTAGATGACCTTTAATCGGGGCGTAGCGTAGTCCGGTCATCGCGCCTGGTTTGGGACCAGGAGGTCGCAGGTTCGAATCCTGCCGCCCCGACTGTTTTAGTAATTTCTCAAAATTACAAATGGGTGCGTAGCTCAGCTGGATAGAGCATCTGCCTTCTAAGCAGACGGTCCCAGGTTCGAATCCTGGCGCGCTCACTACAAAATCAAAAGAGTTACAGACATCCTGTAACTCTTTTTTTTTGCGCATTTTTTTCGACCAGTGCCATCGTACTAAAACAAACACCAGACAAGTAAAGCATTCTTAAAGTTTACTATTGAACAATATAAACATAGAAAAAAGCTTTAAAACGTATCTTTTAAAGCTTTTACACTACACGATTATTGTAATTGCGATCCGGATGGCACTTGTACTTTCTTAGAAAAAGCCCTATCCATAAGTTTTATGCTGTTGGTGTACAACTGCCAATAAACTGTTAAAGTTTCTTGATAATTGACATTAGAAGTTGGGATTATTATTGCATTTTCAAATAGTAAAATCTTATCAATATTGTGTTTTTTTTGTGGATTCAATTCCTTTTCGTTAATATTGTTTTTGGTGGGATTGTACCAAGTATATTTTTTGAAATATTGTGTTAATGCTTCGTCTTTAAAAATCATTCCTTTTCGAGCATAGGGCAAATTTCGTAAATATTTTAATTCGGTTTTGGTTAAATAAGCCAACGATTCTTATGCAAAAACTTTTTTTGCATTCAATAAATAAAATAGAGACAGATCGTCTAAATAATTTACTGAATAGGATTTTTGCTTTTGCGAAAAAGTGTTTTGAAAAGTCATTAAAAGTATGGTAATTAATAATTTATAGATCATCACTTATTAAATTATTGATTTGAGGTTGCAAAATAAAAATGCCGATTGGTGAAAAATAAAACAAAAAAGCATTTCCAATATAATCAGAAAAAGTTATTTTTCTTTGCGTTTCAATCGTTTTTAAAGTTTTTGCAGTTAAAACAACAATGCCAATTTGTGCTAAAAACGAAAACAAAAAACTCCCACCTAAAACTACAATTATGGTACCCAAAGCATCGCCAATAGGAAATTTTACGCCATCGGTATAACTGCAATATGCCAAATAATTAATGAGTTTTAAAAAAACAAATAGACTCAAAAATCGTAAAATAAAAAAAATGTAAAAACTATTTTTCTTTACTTGAAATTCTGTTGAAATTTGTTTTCCTAATCCAAAAACAATAGAATGCTTCCACAATAAATCGCCTATTTCCAGAAAAAGCAGCAATCCAAAAATGGATTTCATCCAATAGTGATAATGCAAACTATTGAATAAATAATTGATAGAAACGACTCCAATTATAAATGGAATAAGAAAAATGAGCAAGAATAATTGCCAAGATTTTAAGGTTAAAAATAGATTTTTCATTACCAATTTATCAATTTCTGTTGTTGCTTTTTCTCTAAAAAATAATCTGCCAAAAGCAATTGATCGTGTATTGATAAATTTTCGGTGCGAATGTATTTGTATTTTCCATCTACCGCATTTTTAAAACTTTTCTCTAAAATGCTTATTAAGTCATTGGTGTAATTTTCTGTTTCAGAAATTACGATGCCTCCATTTTGATCGGGACCAATATTTATCATCACTATTTTTAAGTCTTTCCAATTACCCTTGTTGGCTTGCGTTTTGCCAAAAAACAAGGATTTTGTGTAGGATGTATAACCGCTTTTTGTTAAAAATAAATGTTGTTTTGCACCAAAAGTGTTTAGAAAATAATAACCAAAACCAGTTGTTAA
This region includes:
- a CDS encoding GEVED domain-containing protein, yielding MIKKLLFLFLILSGINNYYATINTGKNDEFFCDTLAPTNVQVGNITLSSATVSWTLDPNTPNYILRYRPVGLFSWLSTSLQTNSLGSYTLTGLMPCTSYEVQVSKVCNGAGSFSASVVFTTALDYCTSASVDSNVTYISSVTVTPVVFSQMVSNSGTSNYTDYRPDPNRKVYLLLGSANNMISVSKSWFGTPGNVSVRAWIDFNADGIFSATELVLSSTSNSSPTAAAMFAVPPFAFQTGTNCAVSMRVIISEASTSPVCGTFTYGEVEDYGVYLLQNSNLSTNETAKRNEINIYPNPVSDVLNISGLSEENDFEIYNAIGQKVSSGKISDRKVNVSQLLKGVYFIQINDKGKLDKIKFIKK
- a CDS encoding endonuclease MutS2: MYINKADLNELEFPALLSEIAPFAYSPKTREKILELRPMKIDEAELSLKKTSEYLSSFESSNAIPFDEYEDIESELKLMLIDNYRLENSAFIKIKTLTEQIGKLQKFFPTMPDTFPKLMQDASALEYKKEIIDKIDKVFNRFGEVKSEASPILKTLRAEIQVAKKAIQENFNRVLFNYSQSDFLDDIRESIIEDQRVLAVKSAYKKRVPGRVLGLSKTGSITFIQPDSVVKHYFKLREDQEEEKKEIDKILRQLTAELAVFQPQLWRYQVYIFDLDLTRAKAKFSELINGVLPKINRHKTLKLKDAFHPLLWLRNKAENKTIFPQTLSLTEHNRIICISGPNAGGKSITLKTVGLLQLMIQSGILVPVHPKSEMFFFEKIMTDIGDNQSIENHLSTYSSRLKKMGGIIRESNPDTLLLIDEFGTGSDPELGGALAESFLEFFYDKKSFAIITTHYTNIKIVIEELPNAQNAAMLFDEETLEPMYKLEVGQAGSSFTFEVAEKNKIPRFIIHSAKKKVEHDIVNLDKTIVKLQQEKFEVEKLKTDLAERKGSVEDKRDNLQKLNEQLQQKLFNFQKLYEDEHRKLQFGNKIESFIDSYIKGKSRKDVVKDFVKILEQEKFRKIGADKDETKRLQVVKRKITQQLKKEDIIEKISETNDKIEEKRKTDRAVWMKIGQRVRITGSTSVGTIETISKNKVTVNYGSFKTVISAEELERI
- a CDS encoding uracil-DNA glycosylase, whose translation is MTWTDILAPIKNTPYFTNLWEKVKQEYATTKVFPPKKQIFRALEITPFDDIEVVIIGQDPYHNDFQANGLCFSVSEQVTAPPSLKNIFIELKDDLGVERTSKELDDWGKQGVLMLNATLTVRAHSPNSHKDLGWETFTNYIIKEISDKKENVVFVLWGAFAQKKAELINPAKHFILKSAHPSPFSVYKGFFGSKPFSKINEYLASKGKKTIDW
- a CDS encoding GNAT family N-acetyltransferase — encoded protein: MKLETDRLILKPIDESHIEDILKIRSNEVVNQFVKRIPPKTNYDALDFILTIKKRNQNNESLNWGISYKNQQNLIGTICLWKFSDDRTEAEVGYELLPEYHRKGIMSEALTAVLNYGFIELNLQDILAFTNKFNENSKALLLKHDFVLQEGKIDEGFPESLVFSKKYNGI
- a CDS encoding YARHG domain-containing protein, whose amino-acid sequence is MAYLTKTELKYLRNLPYARKGMIFKDEALTQYFKKYTWYNPTKNNINEKELNPQKKHNIDKILLFENAIIIPTSNVNYQETLTVYWQLYTNSIKLMDRAFSKKVQVPSGSQLQ
- a CDS encoding DUF456 domain-containing protein; this translates as MDHSLISILCIILLILGILGTFLPVLPGLVLSLAGLLIYKYGTDADLSMIYIWAFVILSIASVILNYVIPAKTNRKYGGTRWGSIGSIIGTIIGLFIPVPLGFLVGMFAGVFIGELLHDSKDMNKALRSTKGAFIGFIYGTGFSLVVGIAMLMVVVLDMINFI